In one window of Terriglobia bacterium DNA:
- a CDS encoding peptidylprolyl isomerase: protein MTSPLAAQGTKSAKPRKPGVYAVFDTTMGTFVCELYEKATPETVANFVGLVEGTKEWRNPRGEVKNGVPYYNGTIFHRVIKDFMIQGGDITGTGTFSPVPKFRDEIVDTLKFDRSGLLAMANSGPNTNGSQFFITVRDTPHLNGLHTIFGRVIEGYDVVDKISKVSVNSSSKPLNNVVINKITIDRVAKAAK, encoded by the coding sequence ATGACCTCACCACTTGCTGCGCAGGGGACAAAGTCTGCAAAACCGCGTAAGCCCGGTGTGTACGCCGTGTTTGATACCACGATGGGAACGTTTGTATGCGAACTGTACGAGAAGGCAACCCCCGAGACGGTTGCCAATTTTGTCGGCTTGGTCGAGGGGACCAAGGAGTGGAGAAACCCCCGCGGCGAAGTCAAGAATGGCGTCCCCTACTACAACGGCACGATCTTTCACCGCGTCATCAAGGATTTCATGATCCAGGGGGGTGATATCACCGGGACGGGAACATTCAGCCCAGTTCCCAAATTCAGGGACGAGATTGTTGACACCCTGAAATTTGACCGGTCCGGTCTATTGGCCATGGCCAATTCGGGGCCCAACACGAACGGTTCCCAGTTTTTCATTACGGTTCGCGATACGCCTCATCTCAATGGTCTGCATACCATCTTTGGTCGCGTGATCGAAGGATATGACGTCGTTGACAAGATCTCCAAGGTTTCTGTGAATTCCAGCAGCAAGCCGTTGAACAATGTGGTGATCAACAAGATCACGATTGACCGCGTGGCGAAGGCAGCGAAATAG
- a CDS encoding UPF0158 family protein: MTTPMVSLQAVINEMDVLDDSHTAFLNKRTGELITLVDEEIYDLPDELGHDDVPPWQKELIEKKREVLNSGDYLELPSKFEIHEWAIMENFCLSLADPELRNDLLSRIHGSGAFRIFKDAIHQRGIAEKWYEFREKAFEKIAIDWLGENQIAYHRDTKESSSPPAKGDH; encoded by the coding sequence ATGACGACTCCCATGGTTTCCCTGCAGGCGGTCATAAATGAAATGGACGTTCTCGACGACTCCCACACCGCGTTCCTCAACAAAAGGACTGGCGAGCTCATCACGCTGGTTGACGAGGAAATCTATGATCTCCCCGACGAGCTGGGTCATGACGATGTTCCTCCATGGCAAAAGGAGCTCATCGAAAAGAAGCGGGAGGTCCTGAATTCTGGAGATTACCTCGAACTCCCCTCCAAGTTCGAGATTCATGAGTGGGCCATCATGGAGAACTTCTGCCTCTCGCTCGCCGATCCCGAACTTCGCAATGACCTCTTGTCCAGGATCCACGGAAGCGGCGCGTTCCGGATTTTCAAAGATGCCATTCATCAGCGCGGCATTGCCGAGAAATGGTATGAATTTCGTGAGAAGGCGTTTGAGAAAATAGCCATCGACTGGCTGGGCGAGAACCAAATTGCCTATCATCGAGATACCAAGGAATCTTCAAGTCCGCCGGCCAAAGGGGACCATTGA
- a CDS encoding (2Fe-2S) ferredoxin domain-containing protein yields MPHYEHHVFVCVNKRPPGHPKGCCADKGSEALREFFKSEVARHGLKGRVRVNAAGCLDQCLQGPTVVIYSEGIWYQVKTKEDAAEIIERHILRGEVVERLRMKD; encoded by the coding sequence ATGCCTCATTACGAACATCATGTTTTCGTTTGCGTGAACAAACGTCCACCCGGCCATCCCAAGGGTTGCTGTGCCGATAAGGGAAGTGAAGCGCTCCGGGAGTTTTTCAAATCAGAGGTCGCACGGCATGGATTGAAGGGGAGAGTCCGCGTGAATGCGGCCGGCTGCCTCGACCAGTGCCTTCAGGGGCCGACCGTGGTCATTTATTCTGAAGGGATCTGGTATCAGGTGAAGACGAAGGAAGACGCTGCCGAAATCATCGAGCGACATATCCTTCGGGGTGAAGTGGTGGAACGACTCAGAATGAAGGATTAG
- a CDS encoding ribbon-helix-helix domain-containing protein — protein MKVKTSITLSEDALKSIERFSKQYKNRSAFIETAVRAFIAQKLRDAQDAKDLDIINRHSGRLNEEAEEVLAYQVSI, from the coding sequence ATGAAAGTCAAGACATCTATCACCCTATCAGAAGACGCCCTGAAATCGATCGAGAGGTTTTCGAAGCAGTACAAGAACCGGTCAGCCTTCATCGAGACCGCTGTGAGGGCGTTCATTGCTCAAAAACTCCGTGACGCCCAAGACGCGAAGGATCTGGATATTATTAATCGGCACTCCGGCCGACTCAACGAAGAAGCCGAGGAGGTTCTCGCTTATCAGGTGTCGATTTGA
- a CDS encoding type II toxin-antitoxin system PemK/MazF family toxin, giving the protein MKRADLFRVAHPSSKDPRRFRVFVVVSRQVVIDSRFSTVLCAPLYSAYDGLSTQVPVGVDEGLKHPSSIHCDELVSLSKTVLTNFIGTLSPAKIQLLNQALAMSLDISN; this is encoded by the coding sequence TTGAAACGGGCTGATCTTTTCCGAGTGGCTCATCCGTCATCCAAGGATCCCCGACGGTTCAGGGTCTTTGTGGTTGTCAGCCGGCAGGTAGTGATCGACTCGCGCTTTTCAACCGTGCTCTGCGCGCCCCTCTACTCCGCTTATGACGGATTATCCACTCAGGTCCCTGTCGGGGTGGACGAGGGCTTAAAGCACCCAAGCAGTATCCACTGTGATGAACTGGTCAGTCTGTCCAAGACGGTTTTGACAAACTTCATTGGCACTCTATCGCCGGCAAAGATTCAACTCCTGAATCAGGCTCTTGCCATGAGTTTGGATATTTCCAACTGA
- a CDS encoding ketoacyl-ACP synthase III, whose product MSTPSYRVKISGLGTYVPDRLLTNADLERMVETNNEWIMERTGIRERHIVEKGTATSDLGARAVECLLRHMHLTPDDIELIVVGTVTPDMFFPSTACLVQTKVGATKTWGFDLSGACCGFLYALTAGAQFIRSGAHRRVVVVGADVMSSIIDYKDRNTCVLFGDGAGAVMLERVEDGEDFGIIDFAHEVDGSGGPYLYMPAGGSLNPSSHETVDKNMHVVHQDGKQVFKYAVRKMAEISETVLKRNNFASSDVKLLIPHQANMRIIQATADRLKLPPERVMLNISKYGNTTAATIPLGMADAIAEGRLKKGDLALLVSVGAGYTVGAVLVRWAF is encoded by the coding sequence ATGTCCACGCCATCTTACCGCGTAAAGATATCCGGCCTGGGGACCTATGTCCCCGACCGCCTGCTCACGAATGCCGACCTTGAAAGAATGGTCGAGACGAACAACGAATGGATCATGGAGCGGACGGGGATTCGCGAGCGCCACATCGTTGAAAAGGGTACCGCAACGTCCGACCTGGGGGCTCGAGCCGTCGAGTGCCTCCTTCGGCACATGCACCTCACTCCCGATGACATCGAGCTCATCGTGGTGGGGACGGTCACGCCGGACATGTTCTTTCCCTCGACCGCCTGCTTGGTTCAGACCAAGGTGGGCGCTACCAAGACCTGGGGCTTCGACCTGTCCGGGGCATGCTGCGGGTTTCTGTATGCCCTGACGGCGGGGGCGCAGTTCATCCGGTCCGGAGCGCACCGGCGGGTGGTCGTTGTGGGCGCCGACGTGATGTCGTCCATCATCGATTATAAGGATCGCAACACCTGTGTGCTGTTTGGCGACGGGGCCGGCGCGGTGATGTTGGAGCGGGTGGAAGACGGGGAGGATTTTGGCATCATCGATTTTGCGCACGAGGTGGATGGATCGGGAGGGCCTTATCTATACATGCCAGCGGGCGGCAGCTTGAACCCTTCCTCCCATGAAACAGTGGACAAGAACATGCACGTGGTCCATCAGGATGGCAAGCAGGTGTTCAAATATGCCGTCCGCAAAATGGCTGAGATTTCAGAAACGGTCTTGAAGCGGAACAATTTCGCCTCAAGTGATGTGAAACTCCTGATCCCCCACCAGGCCAACATGCGGATCATTCAGGCCACCGCTGATCGCCTTAAACTTCCGCCGGAACGGGTCATGCTGAACATCAGCAAATACGGGAACACCACGGCGGCCACCATTCCCCTGGGCATGGCCGATGCCATCGCCGAGGGACGTCTGAAAAAAGGCGACCTCGCCCTCCTGGTCAGTGTCGGGGCGGGTTACACGGTGGGGGCGGTGCTGGTCCGGTGGGCGTTCTGA
- a CDS encoding metallophosphoesterase, producing the protein MQDGNAPAARRFGLMVLLFCAFSFPLSSQTVVKPPLPQSLADMKPFEQDGRILKAVPEVELRQDGQVTVVFETMVPTPRTRAFIGQLNPDIPLDTPFFQLTAREPQQELGTMHRLNFDLKQTETDEQHSNTSPAHEADVFYRLEIFDPRTSGPKYFESRFHYFARAGHYEKRTTILYGPFVDQVTSDSAVIFWTTDRPSRGAVDLFAGKSPAPMKRFAGKSSPETDHRIKITGLGAGSSYRYQVLILEPSGGSPVTLSRIYRFHAAPNRSQKFQFAFMSDGRPSPEGGFSDFGGVNAEVTQRLLIDSYRRGAGLVLFGGDLIAGYTSSVESFDQMLNTWKLISEPVGHLIPIYEGIGNHETLADFFRDAAKNTYSRDKLGTVNSENEFARHFANPEDDFPAPEVRDGVTGPSYRGTVYSFDYGNSHFVMLNMDYWFTVGSQKEDRYLPWKLLGGNRNGYIMENQMKWLAEDLAAARKRGVEHIFVCGHDMAFPTGGHVKDAMWWNGLNNASLPLSDVAAMRDRFMKLVNEYRVTALLFGHEHSYSRVIIDHSVDKAMQRPVTQIISGGAGAPFYPRDTKVPWGYAVKKHAMINHYVLIKVDKAKVTLSAIDLDGNVFDTATLP; encoded by the coding sequence ATGCAAGATGGAAACGCCCCCGCCGCCCGGCGGTTCGGCTTGATGGTCCTGCTTTTTTGCGCCTTTTCATTTCCCCTCTCCAGTCAAACGGTCGTGAAGCCGCCGTTGCCCCAATCGCTCGCTGACATGAAACCCTTTGAGCAGGATGGTCGCATTCTGAAAGCGGTCCCCGAGGTGGAGCTCCGCCAGGACGGCCAGGTGACCGTTGTTTTTGAGACCATGGTCCCCACGCCCCGCACCCGGGCCTTCATAGGCCAGTTGAATCCCGACATCCCCCTGGATACTCCTTTTTTCCAGTTGACTGCGCGCGAACCTCAACAGGAGCTGGGGACGATGCATCGCCTCAACTTCGATCTCAAGCAGACCGAGACGGACGAGCAGCATTCCAACACCAGTCCCGCCCACGAGGCCGATGTTTTTTATCGTCTGGAGATTTTTGATCCGCGGACTTCGGGACCGAAGTATTTCGAATCGCGATTTCACTATTTCGCCCGGGCCGGCCATTACGAAAAACGCACGACGATCCTTTATGGCCCTTTCGTCGACCAGGTCACCTCCGACTCCGCCGTCATCTTCTGGACAACCGACCGCCCCTCACGCGGCGCCGTGGACCTGTTTGCCGGGAAATCCCCTGCCCCTATGAAACGGTTCGCGGGGAAATCATCGCCGGAGACGGATCACAGAATAAAGATTACCGGGCTGGGCGCGGGATCGTCTTATCGCTATCAGGTCCTCATCCTTGAGCCTTCCGGGGGATCGCCAGTCACCTTGAGCCGGATTTATAGATTTCATGCGGCCCCGAACCGGAGTCAAAAATTTCAGTTTGCCTTCATGTCTGACGGGAGACCCTCGCCCGAAGGCGGGTTTTCAGACTTCGGAGGCGTCAACGCCGAGGTCACCCAGCGATTGTTGATCGACAGCTATCGCCGTGGCGCCGGCCTGGTTCTGTTTGGCGGCGACCTCATTGCCGGCTATACCTCCAGCGTCGAATCCTTCGACCAGATGCTGAACACCTGGAAGCTGATCTCCGAACCGGTGGGTCACCTGATTCCCATCTATGAGGGCATTGGAAATCACGAAACCCTGGCTGATTTCTTTCGTGATGCTGCCAAAAACACGTACAGTCGCGATAAGCTGGGCACCGTCAACTCGGAAAACGAATTTGCCCGTCACTTCGCGAACCCTGAAGACGATTTTCCGGCGCCGGAGGTGCGCGACGGAGTCACCGGTCCGAGTTACCGCGGCACGGTGTACTCATTTGACTACGGTAATTCTCATTTTGTCATGTTGAACATGGATTACTGGTTCACGGTGGGGTCCCAAAAAGAAGATCGCTACCTCCCCTGGAAGCTGCTCGGCGGCAACCGCAACGGATATATCATGGAGAACCAGATGAAATGGCTGGCTGAGGATCTGGCCGCCGCCCGGAAGCGCGGAGTGGAGCATATTTTCGTCTGTGGTCACGACATGGCCTTTCCCACGGGTGGCCATGTGAAGGATGCCATGTGGTGGAATGGCCTCAATAACGCTTCCTTGCCCCTGAGTGACGTGGCCGCCATGCGCGACCGGTTCATGAAGCTCGTCAATGAATACCGGGTGACCGCCCTGCTGTTTGGCCATGAACACAGTTACTCCCGGGTGATCATCGATCATTCGGTGGATAAAGCCATGCAACGCCCGGTGACCCAGATCATCAGCGGAGGCGCCGGAGCCCCCTTTTACCCTCGAGACACGAAGGTCCCCTGGGGCTATGCCGTCAAGAAACATGCCATGATCAACCATTATGTTCTCATCAAGGTGGACAAGGCTAAAGTGACTCTTTCCGCCATTGATCTGGATGGCAATGTGTTTGATACCGCAACCCTTCCATGA
- a CDS encoding adenosine-specific kinase, protein MELDVYRVEIPEGCNVIIGHTHFIKTAEDLYEIMVSAVPQVKFGIAFCEASGPCLIRVEGNDEALKSSAARNAQGIGAGHSFILLMRDAYPINVLNAIKSCQEVCTIFCATANPVEVVIFKSAQGRGVLGVVDGSAPKGIEDAAARSARKEMLRKFGYKL, encoded by the coding sequence ATGGAGCTGGATGTTTATCGGGTGGAAATTCCAGAGGGCTGCAACGTCATCATCGGGCACACCCATTTCATTAAGACGGCGGAGGATTTGTACGAGATCATGGTCAGTGCGGTGCCGCAGGTCAAATTCGGGATCGCGTTCTGCGAAGCCAGCGGACCGTGCCTCATCCGGGTCGAAGGAAATGATGAGGCGCTGAAATCAAGCGCGGCCCGGAATGCCCAGGGCATCGGCGCCGGGCACAGCTTCATCCTTTTGATGCGAGACGCCTATCCCATCAATGTCTTGAATGCCATAAAGTCCTGCCAGGAAGTGTGCACCATCTTTTGCGCCACTGCCAACCCCGTGGAGGTCGTGATCTTCAAGAGCGCGCAGGGCCGGGGGGTCCTGGGAGTGGTGGACGGCTCTGCGCCCAAGGGAATCGAAGATGCTGCCGCACGCAGCGCCCGCAAGGAAATGCTGCGCAAGTTTGGATACAAGCTCTGA
- a CDS encoding esterase family protein, whose product MRVLRWGVRSLSMNLCATAWGRGIFATPRFMAVLLLAGSIGFSQPPTQSQAPLNPQARSFVSSDRLIEHKALSSNALGREENYAVELPASYQADPTRRYPVLYFLHGQFGNENDWERNGVSAIFEKMETEHDIGEMIVVMPNGGSSFFINSFDGKSRYEDFIVNELVPKIDADYRTIARRDARGILGVSMGGFGSLTLGMKHPDVFSVAAAHSAAVLEEIPQESSADRRMQYRLQLAERVFGNPINKEFWGHNNPILLAENYKKPPPLKIYFDCGDQDRFGFNVGAETLDRALTASHIPHEFHIFPGNHGWDYARSVIPRSLKFVSDSFQGGSKSISAESLPHKSK is encoded by the coding sequence ATGAGAGTTCTTCGCTGGGGGGTGAGATCTCTGTCCATGAATCTTTGTGCGACGGCATGGGGCCGGGGGATCTTCGCCACCCCTCGCTTCATGGCCGTGCTCCTGCTGGCAGGTTCCATCGGGTTTTCACAGCCCCCCACCCAGAGCCAGGCACCTCTCAACCCGCAAGCGCGTTCCTTCGTTTCCAGTGACCGCCTCATTGAACACAAGGCGCTGAGTTCCAATGCCCTCGGGCGGGAAGAGAATTACGCCGTGGAACTTCCGGCCTCCTATCAGGCCGATCCCACCCGCCGCTATCCCGTCCTCTACTTTTTGCACGGTCAGTTTGGAAACGAAAACGACTGGGAGCGCAACGGGGTCAGTGCTATTTTCGAGAAAATGGAAACGGAGCACGACATCGGGGAAATGATTGTGGTGATGCCCAATGGGGGTTCCAGTTTCTTCATCAATTCGTTCGATGGCAAATCGCGATACGAGGATTTCATTGTCAACGAACTGGTACCCAAAATCGATGCGGACTACCGGACGATTGCCCGGCGCGATGCGCGCGGGATCCTGGGGGTCTCCATGGGCGGATTCGGATCCCTGACGCTGGGCATGAAACATCCCGATGTCTTTTCTGTCGCCGCAGCGCACAGCGCCGCCGTCCTGGAAGAAATCCCGCAGGAATCGAGCGCCGATCGCCGCATGCAGTACCGGCTGCAGCTGGCGGAACGCGTCTTTGGAAACCCTATCAACAAGGAATTCTGGGGGCACAACAATCCCATACTGCTGGCGGAGAACTACAAGAAGCCTCCCCCGTTAAAGATCTACTTCGATTGCGGTGACCAGGATCGATTCGGGTTCAACGTGGGAGCTGAAACTCTGGACCGCGCCCTGACGGCGAGCCACATTCCTCACGAGTTCCACATTTTCCCCGGCAACCACGGTTGGGATTACGCCCGATCCGTGATCCCGCGTTCCCTGAAATTTGTTTCCGACTCGTTTCAGGGCGGTTCCAAATCGATCTCCGCCGAATCGCTGCCGCATAAATCAAAATGA
- a CDS encoding response regulator yields the protein MSNSPHILVIDATVAEQEKIATLADDSHSLVEFVQTPHGALQRLSRSNDFDAVFMGIDTPNEEYCAVLDAVRNNRRPTPVVVISPIDDVPFYLACLRHGVFDYIVRPVDWKEFGRIYALVLHRRPDVEIAKAQTV from the coding sequence ATGAGCAACAGCCCCCATATCCTGGTGATTGATGCCACCGTCGCTGAACAAGAGAAAATAGCGACGTTGGCGGACGACTCCCACTCGCTCGTAGAATTTGTCCAGACCCCCCATGGCGCTTTGCAGCGGCTGTCCCGGAGCAACGACTTCGATGCCGTCTTCATGGGAATCGACACGCCCAACGAGGAGTATTGCGCTGTGCTCGATGCGGTCCGCAATAACCGCCGTCCGACCCCGGTCGTTGTCATTTCACCCATCGACGACGTGCCCTTTTATCTGGCCTGCCTCCGGCATGGAGTGTTCGATTACATTGTCCGCCCGGTCGACTGGAAGGAATTTGGGCGCATTTATGCCCTCGTGCTTCATCGCCGCCCGGACGTCGAGATTGCGAAGGCCCAGACGGTCTGA
- a CDS encoding M2 family metallopeptidase, whose translation MKSSRSTTGLHPHPSILLFLFLLIAGSSFAQVPSPKTNQAKPTVAEAENFIKEAETRVSALSIQASRADWVNSNFITDDTEVLSAQANQELIAAVTRLAKDARKFEGLKLSASAERKFKLLRLALTLPAPSNPAEREELTKIAVSMKSDYGKGKYCPEGEKGKCLSLNDMERILATSRNPEELKQIWLGWHKVSPPYRPRYVRFVELANKGAREMGFKDVGAMWRSNYDMSPEAFAAEMERLWQQVKPLYESLHTYTRLKLAQHYGPQLVPLQGPIPAHLLGNMWSQTWGNIYPLLKPAHSDPGYSLTEILKQRNTDARQMVRYGEGFFTSLGFPVLPDTFWERSLFTKPRDRDVVCHASAWDIDNQKDVRLKMCIEITDEDFATVHHELGHNYYQMAYAPQPPLFQSGANDGFHEAIGDAVALSVTPEYLKQIGLIDRVPDTSADIGLLLQLALDKVAFLPFGYLVDQWRWKVFSGEIGAADYNQGWWDLRLKYQGIAPPSPRSENDFDAGAKYHVADNTPYARYFLATILQFQFHRALCREAGYSGPLNRCSIYGNKKAGAKLIRMMEMGQSLPWPQELKALTGEDRMDASAILDYFAPLKQWLDEQNKAMGQ comes from the coding sequence ATGAAATCGTCCCGATCCACAACAGGTCTTCATCCCCATCCGTCAATCCTATTATTTCTTTTCCTTCTCATTGCAGGATCCTCGTTTGCCCAGGTCCCGTCGCCGAAGACGAACCAGGCTAAACCCACTGTGGCCGAGGCAGAAAATTTCATCAAGGAAGCCGAGACACGAGTGTCCGCCCTGTCGATCCAGGCGAGTCGCGCCGATTGGGTCAACAGCAACTTCATCACGGATGATACCGAGGTCCTCTCCGCCCAGGCCAATCAAGAGCTGATCGCTGCAGTCACCCGGTTAGCAAAGGACGCGAGAAAGTTTGAGGGCTTGAAGCTTTCCGCCAGCGCCGAACGCAAATTCAAATTGCTTCGCCTCGCCCTGACCTTGCCCGCGCCCAGTAATCCAGCCGAACGGGAGGAATTGACAAAGATCGCCGTCTCCATGAAAAGTGACTACGGAAAAGGAAAGTACTGTCCCGAGGGCGAGAAAGGGAAATGCCTCAGCTTGAATGACATGGAGCGCATCCTCGCCACCAGCCGCAATCCCGAAGAATTGAAGCAGATCTGGCTGGGATGGCACAAGGTTTCGCCGCCGTACCGGCCCCGCTATGTGCGGTTCGTGGAACTGGCGAACAAGGGTGCGCGCGAGATGGGGTTCAAAGATGTGGGGGCGATGTGGCGCTCGAATTACGATATGAGCCCGGAGGCCTTTGCGGCCGAGATGGAGCGCCTCTGGCAACAGGTCAAACCCCTTTACGAATCTCTCCATACCTACACTCGTTTGAAGCTGGCGCAACACTACGGGCCCCAGTTGGTGCCGCTCCAAGGGCCTATTCCCGCGCACTTGCTGGGGAATATGTGGAGCCAGACATGGGGGAACATCTATCCGCTTTTGAAGCCCGCCCACAGCGACCCCGGGTACAGTTTGACTGAGATTCTCAAGCAGCGGAACACCGACGCCCGCCAGATGGTCCGTTATGGTGAAGGGTTTTTCACTTCGCTGGGATTCCCGGTGCTCCCCGACACCTTCTGGGAGCGATCCCTCTTTACAAAGCCCCGGGACCGGGACGTGGTCTGCCACGCGAGCGCCTGGGACATTGACAATCAAAAGGACGTCCGCTTGAAAATGTGCATCGAGATTACCGACGAGGACTTCGCCACGGTCCATCACGAGTTGGGTCACAATTATTATCAGATGGCGTATGCCCCTCAGCCGCCTCTGTTTCAGAGCGGCGCCAATGACGGCTTTCATGAGGCCATCGGCGATGCCGTGGCCCTTTCGGTCACGCCGGAATACCTGAAGCAAATCGGATTGATCGACCGGGTACCGGACACAAGCGCCGACATCGGACTGCTGCTCCAGTTGGCGCTCGACAAGGTGGCCTTCCTCCCCTTTGGATATCTTGTCGATCAGTGGCGCTGGAAAGTCTTCTCCGGAGAGATCGGCGCGGCCGACTACAACCAAGGGTGGTGGGATTTGCGCCTGAAATACCAGGGCATTGCTCCTCCTTCACCCCGCTCTGAAAATGACTTTGACGCCGGCGCCAAGTATCACGTCGCCGACAACACTCCTTACGCGCGGTACTTCCTGGCCACCATTCTCCAGTTCCAATTTCATCGCGCTTTATGCCGCGAAGCGGGTTACTCCGGCCCGTTGAACCGTTGCTCAATTTACGGTAACAAGAAGGCCGGCGCCAAACTGATCCGGATGATGGAAATGGGCCAGAGCCTTCCCTGGCCGCAGGAACTCAAGGCCCTCACGGGGGAAGATCGGATGGACGCGTCGGCCATCCTCGACTATTTCGCCCCCCTGAAGCAATGGCTGGATGAACAGAACAAGGCGATGGGACAATGA
- a CDS encoding HAD family hydrolase, whose product MLKAITFDFWMTLYRDTKTATEKRKRARRRLMAEFLAGRGEAASPTERRRAWDYANALFDDWWQRHHRSFTTEQRLQVVLDQLKISHSRRDLRQLSKAYEDFTRMAPPRLIGGVRETIPRLAERYRLAIICDTGITPGRVLREILARDGMLPYFRHCIFSDEVGRTKPHIDNFHLALRKLRAHPEEAVHVGDLIRTDIRGAQGAGMHALLFTGITKYSRRELQRKGRGVPVVSEFRKIPEVLETL is encoded by the coding sequence ATGTTGAAGGCCATCACCTTTGATTTCTGGATGACGCTCTATCGCGACACCAAGACCGCAACCGAGAAAAGGAAGCGCGCCCGTCGAAGGCTTATGGCGGAATTCCTCGCAGGACGAGGCGAGGCGGCTTCCCCCACCGAACGTCGTCGCGCCTGGGATTATGCCAACGCTCTCTTCGACGACTGGTGGCAGCGGCACCATCGATCCTTTACCACCGAACAACGCCTCCAGGTGGTCCTGGACCAGCTGAAGATTTCCCACAGCCGACGCGACTTGCGTCAGTTGTCAAAGGCCTATGAGGACTTCACTCGAATGGCGCCCCCGCGGCTCATCGGGGGTGTTCGAGAGACGATCCCGCGGCTCGCCGAACGCTACCGGCTGGCCATCATTTGTGATACGGGCATCACGCCCGGCCGGGTCCTGCGAGAGATTCTCGCCAGGGATGGAATGCTTCCTTACTTCAGGCATTGTATCTTTTCGGACGAGGTGGGCCGCACCAAACCCCATATCGACAATTTTCACCTGGCGCTTCGAAAGCTTCGCGCTCACCCGGAGGAAGCGGTGCACGTCGGCGATCTCATTCGCACCGACATCCGGGGCGCGCAAGGCGCCGGGATGCATGCCCTGTTGTTTACCGGGATCACGAAGTACTCCAGAAGGGAATTGCAACGCAAGGGGAGAGGCGTGCCCGTGGTCAGTGAATTCCGGAAAATCCCTGAAGTCCTGGAAACCCTGTAG
- the thiO gene encoding glycine oxidase ThiO, protein MGSQTNQKSWDVIIVGAGIIGMSIAWKLAQKKLEVLVLERNEPGREASYASAGMLAPYTEAEEDTPLLRLAIASREIYPAFLREIESETGMSVNYRDEGALFLALGEHEAKALVSRFEWQRKMGFAVERLQGRELLGAEPALSPSIPLALFYPGDHQLDNRAWLAVLYTALKNRGVEIRTGTSVHRLTHEGGRVVGVEAQGKKFSTGVTVLAAGAWSPEIDTGTGESIPVYPTRGQIVAVKSPQSGSGGHALLRHTLRYEGGYVAVFPEGRLLLGGTMEDVGYSKTNTVDAMQRILARAIDFAPPIASCEFVEAWSGLRPNTRDHFPILGRSSCEGLVYATGHFRNGILLTPITATAISDLIANGQTTVDLAPFSVERFQLKEK, encoded by the coding sequence ATGGGGAGTCAAACGAATCAGAAGAGTTGGGATGTCATTATCGTCGGTGCCGGCATCATCGGCATGTCCATCGCCTGGAAACTGGCCCAGAAGAAATTGGAGGTGCTCGTCCTTGAGCGAAACGAACCCGGGCGCGAAGCCTCTTATGCTTCCGCGGGAATGTTGGCGCCTTACACCGAGGCCGAGGAGGACACGCCTCTGCTGCGACTGGCGATTGCGAGCCGCGAAATCTACCCCGCTTTCCTCCGCGAAATCGAATCGGAAACCGGGATGAGCGTAAATTATCGCGATGAGGGGGCGCTGTTCCTGGCCCTGGGTGAACATGAGGCGAAGGCCCTTGTTTCGCGCTTCGAGTGGCAGCGGAAAATGGGCTTTGCTGTGGAAAGGTTGCAGGGAAGGGAACTGCTGGGCGCGGAGCCGGCCCTTTCACCCTCCATCCCGCTTGCCCTCTTCTATCCCGGCGATCACCAATTGGATAACCGCGCGTGGCTGGCTGTCCTTTATACCGCCCTTAAGAATCGGGGCGTGGAAATTCGGACGGGAACCTCGGTCCATCGGTTGACCCACGAAGGCGGTCGGGTTGTTGGGGTTGAGGCCCAAGGAAAAAAGTTTTCCACTGGAGTGACGGTCCTGGCCGCCGGGGCCTGGTCACCTGAAATCGATACGGGGACCGGGGAGTCCATTCCGGTGTATCCAACCCGCGGCCAGATCGTGGCCGTGAAAAGCCCGCAATCCGGGAGTGGCGGACATGCCTTGCTGCGGCATACGCTGAGGTACGAAGGGGGATACGTCGCGGTCTTTCCAGAGGGACGATTGCTGCTCGGCGGTACGATGGAGGATGTCGGTTACAGCAAGACCAACACCGTCGACGCCATGCAACGAATTCTTGCCCGGGCGATCGACTTCGCGCCCCCCATCGCCTCCTGTGAATTTGTGGAAGCCTGGTCAGGTTTGCGCCCGAACACCCGGGATCATTTCCCGATCCTGGGGCGATCATCCTGCGAGGGGCTGGTTTACGCCACCGGGCACTTTCGAAATGGCATCCTGCTGACTCCCATCACGGCTACTGCCATTTCTGACCTGATTGCGAATGGTCAGACGACGGTGGATCTGGCGCCGTTCAGTGTCGAGCGATTTCAGCTGAAGGAGAAGTAA